In Treponema denticola, one genomic interval encodes:
- a CDS encoding DUF4304 domain-containing protein has product MKPRELCEKAWQEIACNFPDFKVVGKGKTLRKIANNKDIIFEIYFQANRYNCESSVEFIPHINIYSKAMKKACITSEGIIYGGELSSLAGRKAGAWWQLTGASYKDTVTQITGLLHKHIMPLFADFEDTNKNIERILNGSLKGYALLYYIYYFGGKEPAERYFNKVIKEDKLKKKYISFYNSLKEIPKENIDLHFEDFYGASLIKFAYLHGLEIIQ; this is encoded by the coding sequence ATGAAACCAAGAGAACTTTGCGAAAAAGCATGGCAAGAAATAGCATGCAATTTCCCCGACTTTAAAGTGGTAGGTAAAGGAAAGACTTTACGAAAAATTGCAAATAACAAAGACATTATTTTTGAAATATATTTTCAAGCCAATAGATACAACTGTGAATCTAGTGTTGAGTTTATCCCGCATATCAACATTTATTCAAAGGCTATGAAAAAAGCATGCATAACCAGTGAAGGAATTATTTACGGCGGAGAGCTTAGTTCTTTAGCCGGAAGAAAAGCGGGTGCTTGGTGGCAGTTGACCGGTGCAAGCTATAAAGATACCGTAACGCAAATTACGGGATTATTACATAAACACATTATGCCTTTATTTGCAGACTTTGAAGATACAAATAAAAATATTGAAAGAATTTTAAACGGCTCATTAAAAGGGTATGCTTTGCTCTACTATATCTACTATTTTGGCGGCAAAGAGCCGGCTGAAAGATATTTTAATAAAGTCATCAAAGAAGATAAGTTAAAGAAAAAATATATTTCGTTTTATAACTCATTAAAAGAAATTCCAAAAGAAAATATCGATTTACATTTTGAGGACTTTTACGGCGCAAGTTTAATCAAATTTGCATATTTACATGGTTTAGAAATTATTCAATAA
- a CDS encoding DUF6966 domain-containing protein, translated as MKQFPDFLRENDRYYIYALQALKQLFTETSCTWQKWIETDIEEYLSTGSVEHHLGAYGGMGSINDIWICKVNNHTINDEAEPWANELMEYLKCLSYGIANIIKAGKKINIEKIFAESRTREILTGIQCDSCGFSQIHKRETDSYLASLLLPKMVKEAVLQNQMGELISACLIPDIPDLVEERERIIKLAEQSGIGFSASKNSRCKKCGGDTKIKYWKLDGNIFKPS; from the coding sequence ATGAAACAATTTCCGGATTTTCTAAGAGAAAATGATAGATACTATATTTATGCATTGCAAGCCTTAAAGCAATTGTTTACCGAAACGTCCTGTACTTGGCAAAAATGGATTGAAACCGATATTGAAGAATACTTAAGCACAGGCAGTGTTGAGCATCATCTTGGGGCTTACGGAGGAATGGGCAGTATAAATGATATTTGGATTTGCAAGGTAAATAATCATACTATAAACGACGAGGCTGAACCATGGGCAAATGAGTTGATGGAATATCTTAAATGCCTTTCTTACGGAATTGCAAATATAATAAAAGCAGGAAAAAAAATTAATATTGAAAAAATATTCGCAGAAAGCCGGACACGGGAAATCTTAACCGGCATTCAGTGTGACTCTTGCGGTTTTTCACAAATACACAAAAGAGAAACGGATTCGTATTTGGCTTCACTTCTTTTACCTAAAATGGTAAAAGAAGCTGTCTTACAAAACCAAATGGGAGAATTGATTTCCGCTTGCCTCATACCGGATATTCCGGACTTGGTTGAAGAAAGAGAGCGGATTATAAAACTTGCGGAACAAAGCGGAATCGGTTTTTCGGCATCTAAAAATTCTCGCTGCAAAAAATGCGGCGGCGATACAAAAATCAAATATTGGAAATTAGACGGTAATATTTTTAAACCGTCTTAA
- a CDS encoding YfbM family protein — protein MGMIANYQLISDMDLKKLMTEKDIADFTEELQEAEDCILFDMDKMWDVLHFVLTGVSAGKPIEGNPLSEAIVGVNSFEECEDFIGYTKKETIPLIVKKLNETDIDSLLENFSMQKCKENKLYPNIWDYEDEKEEIIDELKCAFAGLKDFYNEAAQAGQNVLVSIY, from the coding sequence ATGGGAATGATTGCAAACTATCAACTCATAAGTGATATGGACTTAAAAAAACTTATGACCGAAAAAGATATTGCGGATTTTACGGAAGAACTGCAAGAAGCCGAAGACTGTATTTTATTCGACATGGATAAAATGTGGGACGTTTTACATTTTGTACTTACCGGTGTTTCAGCAGGAAAGCCGATAGAGGGTAACCCGCTCAGTGAAGCAATTGTCGGAGTAAATTCTTTCGAAGAATGCGAAGATTTTATCGGATATACAAAAAAGGAAACCATACCATTAATCGTGAAAAAATTAAATGAAACCGATATTGATTCTCTTTTGGAAAACTTCAGTATGCAAAAATGTAAGGAAAATAAACTGTATCCGAATATCTGGGATTATGAAGATGAAAAAGAAGAAATTATAGATGAACTTAAATGTGCATTTGCCGGACTTAAAGATTTTTATAACGAAGCAGCCCAAGCAGGTCAAAATGTTTTGGTTTCCATTTATTAA
- a CDS encoding ISAs1 family transposase, with amino-acid sequence MAKETNTLKEFLDSEIYSEPRKSILLKTADNVGMEIENIFDYFNDIKIISNHDGYFYSVKEALKILLLGLLCGRKNIREIHEWATEDIIKEKLRKEFGIEKIPCYYWLTCLLKLINIDSLNECFMNMAEALIKEYGTEKPLTIAIDGKTIRSTDKMSSYESPLHIVSAQVAEFGITLAQKCVKGKTNEIPTVQALIKNLNIKGHIIVADALNCQKETAKIIKEGKGDYLLSVKGNQPLLKADIEEYVQDEILRKQMDTACKSEKNRERVEKQTAFCTTNLGWMDNTDEWEGLSCIGAIHSEFKSKKGKSDEWHYYISSRKLTAQQLLDIARKEWVVETMHWLLDVHFREDFCRLLDKNLQQALNIGRKVALNLVSRYKQKNAPKSSLSHIMFKALMDISFIKKILQN; translated from the coding sequence ATGGCAAAAGAAACAAATACTTTAAAAGAATTTTTAGATAGCGAAATCTATTCGGAGCCACGGAAATCAATTTTACTAAAAACTGCCGATAATGTAGGTATGGAAATAGAAAATATATTTGATTACTTTAACGACATCAAAATAATTAGCAATCACGACGGATATTTTTACAGCGTAAAGGAAGCTTTAAAAATATTACTACTTGGACTTCTTTGTGGACGTAAAAATATTAGAGAGATACACGAGTGGGCAACTGAAGATATTATAAAAGAAAAACTTCGTAAAGAATTCGGAATAGAGAAAATACCTTGCTATTATTGGCTAACCTGTCTACTTAAATTGATAAACATAGACTCATTAAACGAATGTTTTATGAATATGGCTGAAGCTCTTATTAAAGAATACGGTACAGAAAAACCTCTTACAATAGCGATAGACGGAAAAACTATCCGTTCAACAGATAAAATGAGCAGCTATGAAAGTCCGCTGCACATAGTCTCTGCACAAGTTGCAGAATTCGGTATAACATTGGCACAAAAATGTGTTAAAGGAAAGACAAACGAGATACCAACCGTTCAAGCTCTTATAAAAAATCTTAATATAAAAGGGCATATAATCGTTGCAGATGCCTTAAATTGTCAAAAAGAAACGGCAAAAATCATAAAAGAAGGAAAAGGGGACTATTTACTGTCGGTAAAAGGGAACCAGCCTTTATTAAAAGCGGATATTGAAGAATATGTTCAAGATGAAATTCTAAGAAAACAAATGGACACGGCTTGTAAAAGTGAAAAAAATCGTGAAAGAGTTGAAAAGCAAACAGCCTTTTGCACAACTAATTTAGGTTGGATGGATAATACAGATGAATGGGAGGGGTTAAGCTGTATTGGAGCTATTCATTCAGAGTTTAAGAGTAAGAAAGGAAAGAGTGATGAATGGCATTATTATATTTCGAGCAGAAAACTTACAGCTCAACAGCTATTGGATATAGCAAGAAAAGAATGGGTTGTAGAAACCATGCATTGGTTATTAGATGTTCATTTTAGAGAAGACTTTTGTCGGCTTTTAGATAAAAATCTACAACAAGCCTTGAACATAGGACGGAAAGTGGCGTTAAATTTGGTCTCGCGATACAAACAAAAAAATGCACCTAAATCTTCTTTGTCACACATTATGTTTAAAGCTCTCATGGATATATCTTTTATCAAAAAAATATTACAAAATTGA